In a single window of the Paenibacillus sp. MMS20-IR301 genome:
- a CDS encoding LacI family DNA-binding transcriptional regulator, with product MKTKKVTITHIAEAMGLSPVSISRALGNQPGISSELKEAVVKKAAEMGYIKPKKHTPARILVLHQKPYSHDNSNFSFMVQGIELALQKAESDYSIEFVDKENQNKLILPYRLSRGFKFDGVILIGRFNLEYAAFIHQQIPNLIFYTGYSPAYDYDSVWFSFLNAGYKQCKYLLDRGHRRIAFLSDPSAYRNKEKKTGITSALEDYGVPVDDELFLSRGGELPAKLSALQAEGRLPSAFICDHDFTAVELLRILQEQGIKVPGDVSVLSSGNTEVSAFSLPALTTMDLNIDYSCRTVVATLLKRMAEPGKPAENIAILSTLVERDSVREL from the coding sequence TTGAAGACTAAAAAAGTGACAATCACACATATTGCCGAAGCCATGGGCCTCTCACCGGTATCCATCAGCCGGGCACTGGGCAACCAGCCTGGAATCAGCAGCGAGCTGAAGGAAGCAGTTGTGAAAAAAGCGGCGGAAATGGGCTATATCAAGCCCAAGAAGCATACGCCTGCCCGAATTTTGGTGCTGCACCAGAAGCCCTATTCGCATGATAACAGCAATTTCAGCTTTATGGTACAAGGCATCGAGCTTGCTCTGCAGAAGGCTGAATCAGATTACAGCATCGAATTTGTGGATAAGGAGAATCAGAACAAGCTGATCCTGCCTTACCGGCTGAGCCGCGGCTTCAAGTTCGACGGCGTTATTCTAATCGGCCGCTTTAATCTGGAGTATGCTGCGTTCATCCATCAGCAGATTCCTAATTTAATTTTCTATACCGGCTACTCACCGGCTTATGACTACGACAGCGTGTGGTTCAGCTTCCTTAATGCCGGCTACAAGCAGTGCAAATATCTGCTCGACCGCGGGCACCGCCGGATCGCCTTCTTGTCTGACCCCAGTGCCTACCGTAATAAAGAAAAGAAAACCGGCATCACCTCCGCCCTGGAGGATTACGGGGTGCCTGTAGACGATGAGCTTTTCCTCAGCCGGGGCGGAGAGCTGCCTGCGAAGCTGTCCGCACTCCAGGCGGAGGGAAGGCTGCCCAGCGCTTTTATCTGCGATCATGATTTCACTGCAGTTGAACTGCTTCGTATACTTCAGGAGCAGGGAATCAAGGTACCTGGCGATGTGTCGGTTCTCAGCAGCGGCAATACCGAGGTCTCGGCCTTTTCCTTGCCTGCACTGACCACGATGGACCTCAATATCGACTATTCCTGCCGCACTGTCGTTGCCACTCTGCTCAAACGGATGGCCGAGCCGGGGAAGCCTGCCGAGAATATAGCCATTCTCAGCACCCTGGTAGAACGGGATTCCGTCCGGGAGCTGTGA
- a CDS encoding RNA polymerase sigma factor, protein MQSRDLPYSVTIAPSMTLREMMEAYGSDVWNYAFFLTRSREQANDISQEVFLKAYKNAARYRGQATLKTWLLTITRNTAFSWRRNSFWRRFVPLGDRQEPAGSALSAEKEAIGNQYANRIWELIMELPDKYREVLVLDIQQDLSVAEMSALLGIAQGTVKSRLGRARDKIRTAIKEEEL, encoded by the coding sequence ATGCAGAGTAGAGATTTACCCTATAGCGTGACTATCGCTCCGTCCATGACCCTGCGGGAAATGATGGAGGCTTACGGCAGCGATGTATGGAATTATGCGTTTTTTTTGACCCGCAGCCGGGAGCAGGCGAATGATATCAGCCAGGAGGTATTCCTTAAGGCATATAAGAATGCCGCCAGATACCGGGGCCAAGCTACACTGAAAACCTGGCTGCTGACCATCACGCGCAATACTGCGTTCAGCTGGAGGCGGAACAGCTTCTGGCGCAGATTCGTTCCGCTTGGCGACCGGCAGGAGCCCGCGGGATCAGCCTTATCTGCGGAAAAGGAGGCCATCGGCAACCAGTACGCAAACCGGATCTGGGAGCTCATCATGGAGCTGCCGGATAAATACAGGGAGGTGCTGGTGCTGGATATCCAGCAGGATCTGTCGGTAGCAGAAATGTCTGCACTGCTCGGCATCGCCCAGGGGACAGTCAAATCCCGGCTGGGCCGGGCCAGGGATAAGATAAGAACGGCGATAAAGGAGGAAGAGCTGTGA
- the yidC gene encoding membrane protein insertase YidC produces MKLLQPVQPGLWLSGSRSRAAYSGGSYVPSGGEKPLMMKTIVLPHIDNLYIQVGRTTMKKNLMLPKWARLVFIILLGVIPAIVLSGCSSASPLNPIESGSSGIFNHYFIYPFSLLIKFFADVFHGNYGLSIVLMTFIIRLAIMPLMMNQTKKQMDMKDKMAVLQPELTALKEKYKDDNTAEAKKQQQAEMMELYQKHQFNPLNMGCLPMLIQWPVTLAFYYAIRRTPEIAAHDFLWFSLGKPDIILPLIAAAVYYIQFRVSQSASAQPQPNPNSQMAFIGLLSPVMMGVFSFGMPAALPLYWAVGGIFIIVQTIILNRMYTKPPKE; encoded by the coding sequence ATGAAATTGCTGCAGCCGGTTCAACCTGGTTTGTGGCTGTCCGGCTCTCGCAGCCGAGCAGCATACAGCGGTGGATCGTACGTACCGTCAGGCGGAGAGAAGCCCCTGATGATGAAGACCATAGTCCTTCCCCACATTGATAATCTATACATTCAAGTAGGGAGGACAACGATGAAAAAGAATTTAATGCTTCCAAAATGGGCCAGGCTTGTTTTTATCATATTGCTTGGAGTAATTCCGGCCATTGTGCTCAGCGGGTGCTCGTCAGCATCCCCGTTAAACCCGATTGAGTCCGGTTCATCCGGGATATTCAACCATTATTTTATTTATCCCTTTTCGCTTCTGATCAAATTCTTCGCGGATGTTTTTCACGGAAACTACGGATTATCGATTGTGCTGATGACTTTCATCATCAGGCTTGCCATCATGCCGCTTATGATGAATCAGACCAAGAAACAGATGGACATGAAAGACAAGATGGCCGTCCTCCAGCCGGAGTTAACTGCACTTAAGGAGAAGTATAAGGACGATAACACTGCGGAGGCAAAGAAACAACAGCAGGCGGAGATGATGGAGCTCTACCAGAAGCATCAGTTTAATCCCTTAAATATGGGATGTTTGCCGATGCTGATCCAGTGGCCGGTCACCCTCGCATTTTATTACGCCATTCGCCGTACCCCCGAAATTGCGGCGCATGACTTTCTGTGGTTCAGCCTGGGGAAGCCGGATATCATTTTGCCGCTGATTGCCGCTGCGGTGTATTACATTCAGTTCCGTGTGTCGCAATCCGCTTCAGCGCAGCCTCAGCCCAATCCGAATAGCCAAATGGCTTTCATCGGCTTGTTGTCACCGGTTATGATGGGTGTATTTTCTTTCGGGATGCCCGCTGCGTTACCCTTGTATTGGGCGGTTGGCGGAATATTCATTATCGTGCAAACCATCATACTCAACAGAATGTACACCAAGCCACCAAAAGAATAA
- a CDS encoding LacI family DNA-binding transcriptional regulator, which produces MKKLTIEDVARKAGVSKSTVSQFLNKRFKYMSETTRNRIAEVIEELNYQPNGLARSLKQNRTHMVGIIVANIDYSLSIQCIRAIENELQRHGIQVIICNSDENAEKENTYVETLVARQVDGLIIFPAGGQAAPYTKLIDAEYPLVFMDRLVEGISTQSFLLDNEMAVKTAIKELTRQGHEAIAFLSLPLGLHAITPRKERMSGYKKAMEEAGLPLQDAYMRSVPREEISAALDELLRLPEPPTALLAANDLVLGEILKYANRQAVAIPGQLSVIGIDDAEFARIYNPDITTIRQPAYEMGMQAAKIMLNLINDQDGSMPITYRFPPSLQQGQSVQPPALKQ; this is translated from the coding sequence ATGAAGAAGCTGACCATTGAAGATGTGGCCCGGAAGGCTGGCGTATCGAAGAGCACGGTTTCGCAATTCTTGAATAAAAGGTTCAAGTATATGAGTGAGACGACCAGAAACCGGATTGCTGAGGTAATCGAGGAGCTGAACTACCAGCCGAACGGGCTGGCGCGCAGCCTCAAGCAGAACCGTACGCATATGGTGGGTATCATTGTAGCCAACATTGATTACTCATTATCGATCCAGTGTATCCGGGCGATTGAGAATGAGCTGCAGCGCCACGGGATACAGGTCATTATCTGCAATTCCGATGAGAATGCGGAGAAAGAGAATACTTATGTGGAGACGCTGGTGGCCCGGCAGGTGGACGGGCTGATTATTTTCCCGGCCGGCGGTCAGGCGGCGCCTTACACCAAGCTGATAGATGCTGAATATCCGCTCGTTTTCATGGACCGGCTGGTAGAGGGCATCTCGACCCAGAGCTTCCTGCTGGATAATGAGATGGCGGTAAAGACAGCGATCAAGGAGCTGACCCGGCAGGGCCATGAAGCGATTGCATTCCTCTCGCTGCCGCTTGGCCTTCACGCGATAACTCCGCGCAAGGAAAGAATGAGCGGCTACAAAAAAGCGATGGAGGAAGCGGGCCTGCCGCTGCAGGATGCTTATATGCGGAGTGTGCCGCGTGAAGAAATCTCCGCTGCGCTGGATGAGCTGCTGCGGCTGCCTGAGCCGCCGACGGCGCTGCTGGCCGCGAATGATCTCGTGCTGGGTGAGATTCTGAAGTATGCGAACCGCCAGGCTGTGGCCATTCCCGGCCAGCTGTCCGTCATCGGGATCGATGATGCTGAATTCGCCCGGATTTATAATCCGGATATTACGACAATCCGCCAGCCGGCTTATGAGATGGGCATGCAGGCTGCGAAGATTATGCTTAATCTGATTAATGACCAGGATGGCTCCATGCCGATTACCTACAGATTCCCGCCTTCGCTGCAGCAGGGGCAATCTGTTCAGCCGCCGGCCCTGAAGCAATAA
- a CDS encoding sugar kinase — translation MSKQLDAVTFGEPMAMFYANEVGPLHEVTSFSKALAGAESNVATGLSRLEHATGYVTKLGEDNFGQFIIGALNKENIDTASITKTKEFATGMLIKSKVLDGDPKVEYFRKNSAASKLSLADFNEDYFASAGHLHVTSISSALSASCHEFSLHAMEFMKQRGKTVSLDPNLRPTLWPDTETMVKTINDLATRCDWFLPGHGEGKILTGLETPEEIAGFYLERGVSLVVIKLGPEGAYYKTAAGEEGYVNGFKVEQVIDTVGAGDGFAVGVISAMLEKLSIADAVKRGNAIGALAVMSPGDMDGLPTRGLLENFMNGGM, via the coding sequence ATGAGTAAACAGCTGGATGCAGTCACCTTCGGGGAGCCTATGGCCATGTTCTATGCCAATGAAGTCGGCCCGTTGCATGAAGTGACCTCGTTCTCGAAAGCACTTGCAGGTGCGGAGAGCAATGTAGCAACCGGATTGTCACGTCTGGAGCACGCCACCGGTTATGTAACCAAGCTTGGCGAAGACAACTTCGGACAGTTCATCATCGGTGCACTGAATAAGGAAAATATCGATACAGCCAGTATTACCAAAACCAAGGAATTCGCGACCGGTATGCTGATCAAATCCAAAGTGCTGGACGGAGATCCCAAAGTAGAATATTTCCGTAAAAATTCCGCCGCCTCCAAGCTGAGTCTGGCTGATTTCAATGAAGACTATTTCGCTTCAGCCGGGCACCTGCATGTAACCAGCATCTCTTCCGCACTCTCGGCTTCCTGCCATGAGTTCTCGCTGCATGCCATGGAGTTTATGAAGCAGCGCGGCAAAACCGTCTCCCTCGATCCCAATCTGCGCCCGACCCTCTGGCCGGATACCGAAACCATGGTGAAGACGATCAATGATCTGGCCACCCGCTGCGACTGGTTCCTGCCCGGACATGGGGAAGGGAAAATCCTGACCGGACTTGAGACTCCGGAGGAGATTGCCGGCTTCTACCTGGAGCGCGGGGTCTCGCTCGTTGTCATCAAGCTGGGTCCTGAAGGTGCTTATTACAAAACCGCCGCTGGCGAAGAAGGTTATGTGAACGGCTTCAAAGTGGAGCAGGTTATCGATACGGTTGGCGCCGGAGACGGCTTCGCTGTAGGCGTAATCAGTGCCATGCTGGAGAAGCTGAGTATCGCAGACGCTGTGAAACGCGGCAATGCGATCGGTGCGCTCGCGGTAATGTCACCCGGGGATATGGACGGACTGCCGACCCGCGGCCTACTGGAGAATTTCATGAACGGCGGGATGTAG
- a CDS encoding bifunctional 2-keto-4-hydroxyglutarate aldolase/2-keto-3-deoxy-6-phosphogluconate aldolase, with protein MKKIKVLQNITSVGVVAVIRADNADDAYKMSAACIEGGLNNIEVTFTTPDADVAIKRLVADFGNQAVIGAGTVLDPLTARIAILAGSEFVVSPSFEEETAKMCNLYGIPYMPGCMTLNEMKEALKLGVDVLKLFPGSAFGPDYVKAVKGPMPHVNIMPTGGVDLNNMEKWINNGCIAVGIGGNLTAPAKEGRYDQITELAAQYVAKYKEIKGL; from the coding sequence ATGAAGAAGATTAAGGTTTTGCAGAATATCACATCTGTTGGTGTAGTGGCTGTTATCCGTGCCGATAATGCAGATGATGCCTACAAAATGTCGGCGGCCTGTATCGAAGGCGGACTGAATAACATTGAAGTAACATTTACCACTCCGGATGCCGATGTGGCGATCAAGCGCCTTGTTGCTGATTTTGGAAACCAGGCGGTGATTGGTGCCGGTACAGTCCTTGATCCGCTCACAGCAAGAATTGCCATTCTAGCCGGATCGGAATTTGTGGTGAGCCCGTCTTTTGAAGAAGAGACTGCCAAAATGTGTAACCTATATGGTATTCCGTATATGCCGGGCTGCATGACGCTGAATGAGATGAAGGAAGCGCTGAAGCTGGGCGTGGATGTACTGAAGCTGTTCCCGGGCAGCGCGTTCGGACCCGATTATGTAAAGGCTGTGAAAGGCCCGATGCCGCATGTGAATATTATGCCTACCGGCGGTGTGGATCTGAACAACATGGAGAAATGGATTAATAACGGCTGTATCGCTGTAGGAATCGGGGGCAACCTGACCGCTCCGGCGAAGGAAGGACGCTACGACCAGATCACTGAGCTGGCTGCGCAGTATGTGGCGAAGTATAAAGAGATTAAAGGCCTGTAA
- a CDS encoding sigma-70 family RNA polymerase sigma factor, which produces MVEQGLIRAAQAGDRDALITLLREIEGHVYKTAFYILHNEQDALDASQEALIRVYTKIGSYEEKAQFKTWVQRIVTNICIDKFRRTKPTVSIDEHEMVFQDNKHNVEREVMSGYLAEDIREAIDQLPEHHRTVIVLRYLQDFSYNEIADSLDLPLNTVKSYLFRARQQLQNRLQEYQKGGVSG; this is translated from the coding sequence GTGGTGGAGCAGGGACTCATCAGAGCCGCTCAAGCGGGCGATCGCGACGCTCTAATCACCCTATTGCGAGAAATTGAAGGACATGTGTATAAGACAGCCTTCTACATTCTGCATAATGAACAGGATGCTCTGGATGCCTCCCAGGAAGCATTGATCCGGGTGTACACCAAGATCGGCTCCTATGAGGAGAAGGCTCAGTTCAAAACATGGGTTCAGCGTATTGTAACGAACATATGTATAGACAAATTCCGGAGAACGAAGCCGACGGTGTCTATCGATGAGCATGAAATGGTGTTCCAGGATAACAAGCATAATGTCGAGCGTGAAGTGATGTCCGGGTATTTGGCAGAGGATATACGCGAGGCGATAGATCAGCTTCCGGAGCATCACCGGACGGTTATTGTGCTCCGTTACTTACAGGATTTTTCTTACAACGAGATTGCAGACAGTCTGGATTTGCCTCTGAACACGGTGAAATCTTACCTGTTCCGGGCACGGCAGCAGCTGCAGAATAGACTTCAGGAGTATCAGAAAGGTGGTGTGTCAGGATGA
- a CDS encoding anti-sigma factor translates to MKCAEVMEWMHRYIDHDLSQDESLEMFRHIDNCPSCAEVFDRLTMLSRQLEELPDVKPPFSLVDSILPQLEELDRGGREEPVAAVAEESKVIPFARKNTHGKKPKGSSLATRTGIGAAAAAVILLFAIFKMPGTMPAADMGQALTSSANEASSRMMNESADTAAPAAAGQNSGEAGSPEVFFTEQTPAAADTAPAELNNTVPADGESAGNSAPEDPGPVMGKQSPAADAVPGKRNVTSPPPAAAGGGNNNSAADSPADSQIFSAKIEEGTAADTALPEEGAVEPGAMGLLPALTASQPSWPSPDGRYAAELAGQQLVIYSSDPAGSGEQERTAVTSLPLEGTFVSGEWSADGSGFTYVTQLQDGTQVSKVYAAPAVTASPAPSASAVPESSAGSTPDAAAAPK, encoded by the coding sequence ATGAAATGCGCGGAGGTGATGGAATGGATGCACCGCTATATAGATCATGATCTCAGTCAGGATGAATCGCTTGAAATGTTCCGTCATATTGATAATTGTCCTTCCTGCGCGGAAGTCTTTGACCGGCTGACGATGCTCTCCCGGCAACTGGAGGAGCTGCCGGATGTGAAGCCCCCCTTCAGTCTGGTCGACTCAATCCTGCCGCAGCTTGAGGAGCTGGACCGCGGCGGCCGGGAAGAGCCTGTTGCAGCGGTAGCTGAAGAATCAAAGGTTATCCCGTTTGCACGCAAAAATACCCACGGCAAGAAGCCGAAGGGGTCTTCATTAGCAACACGGACAGGCATCGGCGCAGCGGCGGCAGCGGTGATCCTGCTGTTCGCCATATTCAAAATGCCTGGCACTATGCCTGCGGCTGATATGGGTCAGGCGCTGACTTCATCGGCAAATGAAGCCAGCAGCAGAATGATGAATGAGTCTGCGGATACTGCTGCCCCGGCAGCAGCGGGCCAGAACAGCGGCGAGGCAGGCAGTCCTGAAGTGTTCTTCACGGAGCAGACCCCGGCTGCTGCAGATACGGCGCCTGCAGAATTGAACAATACTGTGCCTGCTGACGGAGAGTCTGCCGGAAATTCGGCTCCCGAAGATCCCGGTCCGGTGATGGGCAAGCAATCTCCGGCAGCGGATGCTGTCCCGGGCAAGCGTAATGTGACGTCACCGCCGCCGGCGGCCGCTGGTGGCGGCAATAACAATAGCGCTGCTGACAGCCCGGCGGACAGCCAGATCTTCAGTGCTAAGATAGAGGAAGGAACTGCGGCGGACACGGCGCTTCCTGAAGAAGGGGCTGTAGAGCCGGGGGCGATGGGCCTGCTGCCCGCCCTGACAGCTTCCCAGCCTTCCTGGCCATCCCCTGACGGGCGTTATGCCGCAGAGCTGGCCGGCCAGCAGCTGGTAATATACAGCAGCGATCCGGCGGGCAGCGGGGAGCAGGAGCGTACCGCAGTGACGTCGCTCCCGCTCGAAGGAACCTTTGTCTCCGGGGAATGGTCGGCGGACGGCAGCGGGTTCACCTATGTGACACAGCTGCAGGATGGCACACAGGTGTCGAAGGTATACGCGGCTCCGGCAGTAACTGCTTCCCCGGCCCCTTCGGCTTCAGCGGTGCCGGAGTCCAGCGCGGGCAGTACGCCTGATGCGGCGGCGGCCCCCAAATAA
- the holA gene encoding DNA polymerase III subunit delta, with amino-acid sequence MDAKTAAKDIKQGKISPLYVLYGSEKFRMNEFTAMLEDHLIAKEDRDFAVIPFDLSETPVQAVVEEAETVPFMVERKLLLVRDAALFTAGKESNKIEHRVELLSDYMQHPAEFSVIVFMVNNDKLDERKKIVKAAKAYGTVLAFNPLGAEELLRWVEKGFRDRGCSAAPGTAEVLIANAGTGLQGLSAEMDKLCLFAGSGGRVDAAAVESLVHRGTEQNVFTLVEDIANLRLDKALNTLYELLKQREEPIKIAALIARQFRIILQVKDLSGLSYSQGQIASQLGLHPYAVKLAGEQAHKFGSQRLRQILSILADLDYQMKTGAIDKVLGLELFMLRLGA; translated from the coding sequence ATGGATGCCAAAACGGCGGCCAAAGACATCAAACAAGGGAAGATTTCACCGCTGTATGTCCTGTATGGCAGTGAGAAGTTCCGGATGAATGAATTCACGGCCATGCTGGAGGATCACCTGATAGCCAAAGAGGATCGTGATTTCGCGGTCATCCCCTTCGATCTGTCCGAAACACCGGTGCAGGCCGTGGTTGAAGAAGCGGAGACGGTTCCGTTTATGGTGGAGCGCAAGCTGCTGCTGGTCCGGGATGCGGCCCTGTTCACGGCGGGCAAGGAGAGTAACAAGATCGAACACCGGGTAGAGCTGCTGAGCGATTATATGCAGCATCCTGCCGAGTTCAGCGTAATTGTATTTATGGTGAACAACGACAAGCTGGATGAACGCAAAAAAATCGTCAAGGCGGCCAAAGCCTATGGGACCGTACTGGCCTTTAATCCGCTGGGCGCGGAAGAATTGCTCCGCTGGGTAGAGAAGGGCTTCCGTGACCGCGGCTGCAGCGCCGCGCCGGGAACGGCTGAGGTGCTGATCGCAAATGCCGGAACCGGACTGCAGGGCCTGTCAGCAGAGATGGACAAGCTGTGCCTATTCGCCGGGAGCGGCGGCAGGGTGGATGCAGCGGCTGTCGAGAGCCTGGTCCACCGCGGCACGGAGCAGAATGTGTTCACGCTGGTGGAGGATATTGCCAATCTCCGCCTCGATAAAGCGCTGAATACATTGTACGAACTGCTTAAGCAGCGCGAAGAGCCAATCAAGATTGCTGCGCTGATTGCCCGGCAGTTCAGAATCATCCTGCAGGTGAAGGATTTATCCGGGCTGAGCTATTCGCAGGGCCAGATTGCCTCCCAGCTGGGACTGCATCCTTATGCAGTCAAGCTTGCGGGGGAGCAGGCCCATAAATTCGGCAGCCAGCGGCTGAGGCAGATTCTCAGCATTCTGGCAGATCTGGACTATCAAATGAAGACAGGGGCAATTGATAAGGTGCTGGGGCTTGAGCTGTTTATGCTGCGGCTTGGGGCATAA
- the rpsT gene encoding 30S ribosomal protein S20, translating into MPNIKSAVKRVKTIEKRRALNASQKSALRTAVKTADVALTGTEVETAQAAFQAASKKLDKAVTKGLVHKNAAARKKSRLAKKLNALKAQA; encoded by the coding sequence ATGCCAAATATCAAATCCGCGGTTAAACGCGTCAAGACGATCGAGAAACGCCGTGCACTGAACGCTTCCCAGAAGTCCGCGCTTCGTACAGCTGTGAAAACTGCTGATGTAGCACTGACAGGAACGGAAGTTGAAACTGCTCAAGCTGCTTTCCAAGCTGCTTCCAAGAAGCTGGACAAGGCTGTAACTAAAGGCCTGGTTCATAAAAATGCGGCTGCCCGCAAAAAATCCCGCTTGGCTAAGAAATTGAACGCTCTGAAGGCTCAAGCCTAA
- the gpr gene encoding GPR endopeptidase, which produces MELDLQLYSVRTDLAVEAKEMAEGRTKAPIPGVKEEVEEADGIKVTRLAVADNAGSQAIGRAIGNYVTLEVPALRGGDTGLQQKVSVVLAREFEQFLDRIGINRNSSVLIVGLGNWNVTPDSLGPLVVENALITRQFYELVPDQVSPGYRNVSAIAPGVLGLTGIESSEVVQGIVDRTKPDLIIAIDALASRSLERINTTIQIADIGIHPGSGIGNKRRGLTKEVLGVPCIAIGVPTVCYASTIVNNVLEMMRNHFGQMEGGGAHTKEIMGLLDDISEQERLALVKEVLEPLGHDLIVTPKEIDEFIEEIANIVASGLNAALHEAVDPGNVGAYTH; this is translated from the coding sequence ATGGAACTGGATCTTCAGCTGTATTCGGTACGTACGGACTTGGCGGTAGAAGCGAAGGAAATGGCGGAGGGACGCACTAAGGCACCGATTCCCGGGGTAAAGGAAGAGGTAGAAGAGGCGGACGGAATCAAAGTAACCCGGCTTGCTGTAGCTGACAATGCCGGTTCCCAGGCCATCGGACGGGCTATCGGCAATTATGTGACTCTGGAGGTACCGGCGCTGCGGGGAGGGGATACGGGGCTGCAGCAGAAGGTATCCGTCGTGCTAGCCCGTGAATTCGAGCAGTTCCTGGACCGAATCGGCATTAACCGGAATTCATCCGTGCTGATTGTGGGACTAGGCAACTGGAATGTAACGCCGGATTCGCTCGGACCGCTGGTTGTGGAGAATGCCCTGATTACCCGGCAGTTCTATGAGCTGGTTCCTGATCAGGTCTCCCCCGGCTACCGGAATGTCAGTGCGATTGCCCCGGGTGTGCTTGGTCTGACCGGGATTGAATCCAGTGAGGTTGTGCAGGGGATTGTGGACCGTACGAAGCCGGATCTCATTATAGCCATTGATGCGCTGGCCTCCCGCTCCCTCGAAAGAATCAATACAACGATTCAGATTGCCGACATCGGTATCCATCCCGGCTCAGGCATCGGCAACAAGCGCCGCGGACTGACCAAGGAAGTGCTCGGCGTTCCCTGCATTGCAATTGGGGTGCCTACCGTCTGCTATGCCTCAACGATTGTCAACAATGTGCTGGAGATGATGAGGAATCATTTCGGGCAGATGGAAGGCGGCGGTGCCCATACCAAAGAGATCATGGGGCTGCTTGACGATATCTCGGAGCAGGAGCGGCTGGCGCTGGTCAAGGAAGTGCTTGAACCGCTCGGGCACGATCTGATCGTTACCCCGAAGGAAATTGATGAATTTATTGAAGAGATCGCCAACATTGTCGCCAGCGGGCTCAATGCTGCACTGCATGAAGCGGTTGATCCGGGCAATGTCGGAGCGTATACACACTGA
- a CDS encoding stage II sporulation protein P: MNSKWFQLWNIGRLRGKLLDILSLGRTMLLLAGGSLVLFMLLGAGGLAGQKLNPSPIPSMKGLAASLSSGFFMELLGMEVPHLPQGKETSAFSGEKVTSFVFRLLTSVDPGDPKSLVSREMPGLAADEAFLLREGSGGTAGAPADYHPGVNETAEADAAADPGPEHGGEGTAEGADDPGTGGENGPAGGTDTVQPEATPAPDPAATEDNGDDTGSGPESSTADTSIKRILIYHSHPREAYNPLLSAQSDNPSSAVPSKNVMLVGSYITKRLEARGIGAVHAQEDFATEVADYNWNFSYKYSRIMVKAAMAANQEMTELIDIHRDSQRHGKTTAEINGQNYAQVYFILGHANKNWKQNEAFANQIHQLLEKKYPGVSRGIWGKSSGNGNNGEYNQSLSPNSVLIEVGGIDNTAEELKRTADILADAIAEVYWNNHDAEQAAAPETVN, from the coding sequence ATGAATAGTAAATGGTTTCAGCTGTGGAATATCGGGCGGCTGCGGGGAAAGCTGCTGGATATTCTGTCGCTGGGAAGAACGATGCTGCTGCTGGCCGGAGGTTCACTTGTCTTGTTCATGCTGCTTGGAGCCGGCGGATTGGCCGGACAGAAGCTGAACCCTTCACCCATTCCCTCAATGAAAGGCCTGGCTGCTTCCCTGTCCAGCGGATTTTTTATGGAGCTGCTGGGGATGGAGGTGCCGCATTTGCCCCAGGGCAAGGAGACTTCCGCATTCTCCGGTGAAAAGGTAACCTCCTTCGTATTCCGGCTGCTTACCAGTGTTGATCCGGGCGACCCGAAGAGTCTGGTCTCGCGCGAGATGCCCGGCCTGGCCGCAGATGAAGCCTTCCTGCTGCGTGAAGGCTCGGGCGGCACAGCCGGTGCACCTGCCGACTATCATCCCGGTGTGAATGAAACGGCTGAGGCAGATGCGGCAGCTGATCCCGGACCGGAGCATGGCGGAGAAGGGACGGCGGAAGGTGCAGATGATCCTGGTACCGGAGGGGAGAACGGTCCTGCGGGCGGGACTGATACCGTGCAGCCGGAGGCTACACCTGCCCCGGACCCGGCCGCAACAGAGGATAACGGAGATGATACCGGCAGCGGACCGGAGAGCAGCACTGCAGACACTTCAATTAAACGGATTCTAATCTACCATTCCCATCCCCGTGAAGCCTATAACCCGCTGCTGAGCGCCCAGAGCGATAACCCGAGCTCGGCGGTTCCTTCCAAAAATGTAATGCTGGTAGGCTCATATATTACGAAGCGGCTGGAGGCGCGCGGAATCGGGGCGGTACATGCCCAGGAGGATTTCGCAACCGAGGTGGCGGATTATAACTGGAATTTCTCGTATAAATATTCCCGCATTATGGTTAAGGCGGCGATGGCGGCCAATCAGGAGATGACGGAGCTGATCGATATCCACCGTGATTCGCAGCGGCACGGCAAAACAACCGCCGAAATTAACGGACAAAATTATGCCCAGGTGTACTTCATCCTCGGTCATGCCAATAAAAACTGGAAGCAGAACGAAGCCTTCGCGAACCAGATTCATCAGCTGCTTGAGAAAAAATATCCGGGAGTCTCCCGCGGAATATGGGGGAAATCCTCCGGAAATGGGAATAATGGCGAGTATAACCAGTCCCTTTCACCGAACAGCGTATTAATTGAGGTAGGCGGAATCGACAATACAGCGGAAGAGCTGAAGCGGACGGCGGATATACTGGCAGATGCCATTGCAGAGGTGTACTGGAATAATCATGATGCGGAGCAAGCGGCAGCGCCTGAGACAGTTAATTAA